The following DNA comes from Corynebacterium atrinae.
CATCGTGGTATCCGTCGTGCTTCTGGCTCTGGTGTCACTGGTGTGGACGCCTTATAACCCTGTCCATGCCGTCCCCTCCGACCGTCTCCTCGCCTCCTCTGCCGAGCATCTGATGGGCACCGACCGCTACGGCCGCGACGTGTTCTCCCGCATCATGGCCGGGGCGCAAATCACGCTCTTCGTTGGGCTTGTCGCTGTGGGAATCTCCGCGCTCGTCGGCGTGCCGTGGGGAATGTGGGCGGGAATGAAACGCGGCTGGACCGAAGCCCTCATCATGCGCGGTGTCGACATCATGCTGGCGTTTCCGGCTCTATTGCTGGCTATTATCACCGGAGCCGTGTTTGGAGCTTCGACCACCACCGCGATGGTGGCCATCGGCATCGCCGGCATCCCCGGGTTCGCCCGCGTCGCCCGCGCCGGGACACTCCAAGTGATGACCCAGGATTACGTCGCCTCCGCCCGCGTTTCCCGGGTGCCCGGGCTAGTCATCGCCATCCGGCACGTGCTTCCGAACATCGCCGGGTTCATCGTCGTGCAGGCCTCCGTCGCGTTCGCGCTCGCCGTGTTAGCCGAGGCGGCGTTGTCCTTCCTCGGGCTCGGCACCGCACCCCCCGATCCATCCTGGGGGCGCATGCTCCAAGCCGCCCAAGCCTCCCTGGGCACCGCCCCCCAGTTGGCGTTGTGGCCGGGCCTGGCCATCGCCGTGACTGTGCTGGGATTCAATCTGCTGGGGGACGGACTCAGCGATGCCCTCAACCCGCGAAGGAGCCGACGATGAGTGTTCTCGCAGTCTCAGGTTTAAACGTCGGCGAGAGCATCCTCACCGATATCAACTTCCAGATCGCGCCGGGTGAGCGCCTAGGAATCATCGGCGAATCCGGCTCCGGTAAGTCCATGACGGCCCTGTCCATCATGGGGCTGCTCCCCTCTTCCCTATCCGCGACTGGTTCCGTGCGCGTCGCCGGCACCGAGGTCATTGGCCTCGATGATCGCCGGATGCGCCGCCTTCGAGGCTCCGTGGTCTCCATGGTGTTCCAAGAGCCCATGACCGCCCTGGACCCGTTGATGACGGTGGGTAAGCAAGTTGCGGAGGCCGCTGGCCGGTCAGATGTCACGCAGTTGTTTAAGGATGTCGCCCTCGACCCCTCCCGCATGAACGCCTACCCCCACGAGCTCTCCGGCGGGCAGCGCCAACGCGTCCTCATCGCCATGGCACTGGCCAACGACCCCGAGTTACTCATCTGCGACGAGCCCACCACCGCTCTCGACGTCACGGTCCAAGACCAGATTCTCGACCTCCTGGACGAGCTCGTGGAGAAGAAAGGCGTCGCCCTCCTCTTCATCACCCACGACCTCGGCGTGATCAACCGCATGTGCCGCCGAGTGCTGGTCATGTCCCAAGGAACCATCGTCGAATCCGGTACCACCGACGACATCCTCCGTCGTCCCGAGCACCCCTACACACAGAAGCTCGTCGCCGCCTCTCTCCCCGGCCAGCCGGCCGTTCCCCGCCCTGTCGGGGCTCCGGTGTTGTCCTTGCAGAGTGTGACCAGGTCTTACAGCGGCACCCTTGCGCTTGACGACGTCTCCCTCGTCGTCCGCCGCGGCGAACGCCTCGGCATCGTCGGTGGTTCCGGCTCCGGAAAGACCACCCTCCTCCGCCAGTTCGCCGGCCTGGACACCCCCGACAGCGGCACCGTCACCATTGACGCCGATGTCCAAGTCGTCTTCCAAGACCCCCACAGTTCCCTCAACCCGCGCCTGAAGATCGGCTCTTCGGTAGCGGAGGGGATGCGGCTTCGGTCCGCAGAACGGGTAACCGCCGTCCTCGAGGAAGTCGGCCTGACTGGCGACGCCGCGACCCGCTACCCCCACGAGTTCTCCGGCGGGCAGCGCCAACGCATCTCCATCGCCCGCGCTGTCGCGGGTAAGCCCGAAGTATTGCTTGCCGACGAGCCCGTCTCCGCCCTCGACGTCTCCGTCCGAGCCCAGGTCCTCGCCCTGCTCGACCGGCTGGTCGAGGAATACGGACTCACGCTCGTCTTTATTTCCCACGATCTATCGGTCGTCCGCGAAGTCTGCACCACCGTAGCTGTCATGCACCAGGGGCGAATCGTCGAAATGGGACCCACCGCCGAGATCTGGGCTAACCCGCAGCACGACTACACCTGCTCTTTGCTGGCGGCGACGTTGGAGATCGACGGCTAGGCGGCGGTGCCAAAATTCTCTAGAATGCGATTCTCCCTTTTGCGCGACCTGCGGAAACGCTAGGTCATACGATTCATTCTAGAGAATTTTGGCACTTCGCCCTAGCTTGATCCGCTCCAGCACCTCATAGTGCGGTCCCCCACCTCGCCCGCGACCAAGGTGCGACTCCATGAGCACAGCCTCATCGCACGCGAACGCGGGGCCTTGGTAAACGTTGAGGATGTGGACGAGCTCCCCCACCGCCCAGCGTTCCCTCGTCCGCGCGATGGTCAGGTGCGGTTTCTGCGGTCGATGGCCTGGCTCTCCTGATTCCAGCCCGAGAGCCCCGAGAGCACTGTCCGCCATGAGGCGTGTGAGGGGCTTTTTGTCTCCCGCCACACCCATCCACAGGGTGCGATGGCCGAAGGATCCGGCGCCCTTGATCCGAAGCGTCAAGGGTTCGCAGGCGCTGGCGGCATGGGCAAGGTGGGCCGCGAGCTGGGAGGTGTCGTTGGGTTGCTCTCCGTAGAAACACAACGTCACATGCCAATTGTCGGGGTCGACCCAGCGCAGACTATTGGGAAACTCCCCGCGCAGCGGGCGCAGGGTGGACACCAGGTGTTCCCTGGCTGCCTCGGAGGGGAGTAGGGCGGAAAACAGTCTTCTCATGGTGTGTGGTGGCAGGAGATGTGGAGCGGGTGCTCGTCATTCGCCGTCACCGAAGAGGGAATGTGCCACGGACCACCAGCTTTGATTTTATGTGAGCCCCGCCACTTGACGGGGGTAGCACTTTGTGGATAGCGTAGCACTCAGCAGCTTGTGCAATCGATTGCACACCGCCTCACAGTCGGGAAGGAGCCGATCATGGCATCCACCGCCGCGACGCTGAAAGACGTAGCGCACGCCGCGGGAGTGGCAGTCTCCACGGCCTCACGAGCTCTCGCGGGCAACCCCGTGGTCTCCCAAGAGACCAGCGACCGAGTCCGGCAGTGTGCCGAGCAGCTCAACTATCGGCCCAACGCCCAAGCCCGCGCTCTACGCAGCTCCCGGTCCAACATCATCGGCGTCACCATCCCCAGCCTGGTCAACCCCTACTTCGCGGAGATGGCCGCCGTCATCCAAGAGGAAGCCAACCGGGCCGGGATATCGACGATCATCTCCTCTACCTCTGAAGACGCCGAGCGGCTGATCGACTCACTTCACATCCTCAGTGATCAGCGCGTGGACGGCATCATCGCGGTCCCCTACAACGGCACGGAAGATTCACTCGCCGCGCTCGATGCCACCGGCATGCCTTTGGTCCTCGTCGACCGCGAGCTGCCTGGAAACAAGCACCTGTCAGTGGCCTCGGACTCCAGTGCTGGCTTAAGCTCCGCCGTCGCCCACCTCTTGGAGAAGGGCAACCGACGCATCGGCTATCTCTCCGGCCCAATGACGACCTCCACCGGCGTTACCCGCCTGGAAGAATTCACCGCCGCTTGCCACCATTTTCAGCTCCCGGAACAGCCTATCTATCAGGGCGGATACCACCGCGAGGATGGCTACCGCGGCACCGAGTGGCTGCTGTCCCAGAACGTCGATGCGATCATCGCGGGCGATTCCATGATGACCGTCGGGGCACTGGAAGCCTGCCACAAAAAGGGCATCGCCATCGGCCACGACGTGGCGCTCATCGGTTTCGACGACCAGCCCATCATGCGCTTGCAGGCCTGCCCGATCACGGTCATCGACCAGCAGGTCGCAACGATGGGGCGGCTGGCTTTTTCGCTGCTCCACAACCTCATCACCGATGAAGGCGGCAGCGGAAAGTCCCCGCCTTCCTCCATCCGAACGCCCACGACGCTCATCATCCGGGCGTCCTCAGATTTCGATCGCTCATCAACCACAGATAAGGAGGTACGACCATGACAAACGAGTCTCAGCCGCTGCTCCAATTGGATAAAGTCTCAAAGTCCTTTGGCCCCGTCAATGTCATCCGCGACGTCAGCGTCTCGGTTCATCCCGGCCAGGTCCAGGCACTCCTGGGAGAAAACGGTGCGGGTAAATCGACACTCATCAAGATGATGTCTGGTGTGTACCAACCGGATTCCGGCCGCATCATTATCGACGGAAAAGAAACCCACCTCCCCAACACAAAGGCCGCCGAAGAGCTCGGGATCGGCACCATCCACCAGGAGCTCAATCTCGTTCCCACCATGTCCGTCGCCGAGAACGTCATGCTCGGCCGCATGCCAACGCGGATGGGGATGGTCAACTTCCGTGAGATGCGCGCGCAAGCCCAGGCCGCCCTTGACATCATTGGCGTTGACGTTGACCTAGACACCCCCGTCGGCGAGCTCGGCATTGCCCGCCAGCAGCTCGTGGAGATCGCCAAGGCGCTCTCACTCAATGCCCGCATCCTCATTCTCGACGAGCCCACCGCGGCACTCACCGGCCACGAAATTGATCAGCTGTTCACCGTCGTTGATGATCTCAAGGCCAAAGGGGTGGGCATGGTCTTCATCTCCCACCACCTTGATGAGATCGCTCGCATCGCCGACACCGTCTCCGTGCTACGCGACGGCGAGTTCGTCGCCGAGGTGCCCGCCACCACCGCCGAAGACATCCTCGTCCGCCTCATGGTCGGCCGCGACATTGAGGATCAATTCCCCCGCGTCAAGCCCGAGATCGGGCTGCCAGTCCTCGAAGTCAACGGTTTAAGCTCCGCGGGCAAGTTCAGCGACATCAGTTTCACCGTCCACGCTGGCGAGGTCGTCGGCTTGGCTGGCCTCGTCGGCGCCGGCCGTACAGAGGTAGTTCGGGCGTTGGCGGGGGCAGATCCCATCGATTCCGGCGAGGTCATCATTGACAGCCAACCGGTCCCCCACAACGACGTCGCCGAAGCCATTCGGCGCGGCGTCGGCCATGTTCCGGAAAGCCGTAAGTCGCAGGGCTTGGTCCTCGATGCCACTGTCGGCGAAAACCTGGGACTAGCCACGCTGCGCTCGACCTCTCGGTTCGGCCTGGCTGACTTGAAGGGCCAGAAGTCTCGCGCCGCCGACGTCGCCGAGAAACTGCGCATCCGCATGGCCAACCTTGACCAGCCGATCCGCGATCTGTCCGGCGGTAACCAACAAAAGGCCGTCTTCGGCCGCTGGGTGCTCGCCGGTTCCACAGTATTGCTTCTCGACGAACCCACGCGCGGCGTCGACGTCGGCGCCAAGGTGGAGATTTACAACATCATCAACGAATTGACTGAGGCCGGCGGTGCCGTCCTCATGGTCTCCAGCGAGCTGCCCGAGGTCCTGGGTATGTCGGATCGCGTGCTCGTCATGTCGGGCGGGCGCCTGGCCGGCGAGCTGCCGAACACCGCCACCCAAGATGAAGTCATGGCTCTCGCGGTGTCACAAATCGATGACGGGCTCACCGACGATGCCCTCGCCCACCTTGAAACAGAAGAACACGAACAGGAGACACGATGACCACCGCAACCCCGACCCGCTCCACCAAGGGGCGCGCTGTCCTCAATTGGGTGATGAACAACGGTGCCCTCGTCGGCCTCGTCGTTTTGTGCATCGCCCTGTTTATCGCCACCCCGCACTTCCTCACGGTGAACAACTTCGTCAACATCGGTATTCAGGCCGCGACGGTCGCCATCTTGGCGTTCGGCATGACCTTCGTCATCGTCACCGCTGGCATTGATTTGTCCGTCGGTGCGGTCGCGGCGCTTGGCGCCATGGTCTCGGCGTGGTTCTTCGTCGAGGCTGGCCTCCCGGGCTGGATCACCCTGATCCTGGGCCTGCTCACCGGGCTGCTGGCGGGTGCGATCAGCGGCCTCGCCACCGCCTATGGCAAGTTGCCGGCGTTCATTGCCACGCTGGCCATGATGTCCATCGCCCGCGGCGCTACCCTGGTGATCTCCCAGGGCTCCCCCATCCCGACCGCGTCGAGCGTGAATTGGCTCGGCTCGACCGTGGCGGGCATCCCGATCCCCATCGTCATGATGGTCATCGCTGGCCTGCTGTGTTGGTTCATCCTGTCCCGCACGGTCATTGGTCGCTCCATGTACGCGATCGGCGGCAACACCGAGGCAGCCCGCCTATCGGGTCTGCCGGTGAAGAAGATCCTCGTCACCGTCTATGCACTGTCCGGTTTATTCGCCGGCTTGGCGGGTCTGGTCATGGCGGGCCGGCTTTCTTCCGCGCAGCCGCAGGCGGGTGTGGGCTATGAGCTCGACGCCATCGCCGCGGTCGTGATCGGCGGTGCATCGCTGGCCGGCGGCAGCGGCAAGGCAACCGGCACCCTCGTCGGTGCGATCCTCCTGGCCGTGATCCGCAATGGCCTCAACCTACTCAACGTGTCGTCGTTTTGGCAGCAGATTGTCATCGGCCTCGTCATCGCGCTGGCCGTCGGTTTCGACGTCCTCCGCAAGAAGACCACCTCTTAATTCCCCTCTCCAGAAAGCAGGAATCTCATGTCTTTGATCCGCAAGTCCGTCGCAGTTATCGCCTCCGTATCCCTGGCCTTCAGCTTGGCTGCCTGCAACCGCGATTCCGCCGGTGAAGGCGGTAGTGGCAGCGTGACCCTCGCCCTGTCCACACAGACCAACCCCTTCTTCGTGCAGGTGCGTGATGGTGCGCAGGAAAAGGCCGATGAGCTGGGCATCAAGCTCAATGTCCAGGACGCCTCGGACGATCCCTCGACCCAGACCAACCAGCTCAACAATGCGGCCAGCTCCGGCGCGGAAGTTGTGATCGTTAACCCCACGGATTCCGATGCCGTCGTCCCCGCCGTCCAGGCCCTCAACAATGCCGACATCCCCGTGATCGCCGTGGACCGTTCTTCTAACGGTGGCGAGATCGCGTCCTTCATCGCTTCGGATAACGTCGCCGGCGGCAAGCAGGCCGCCGATGCCCTCGCCGCCGCCATCGGCGAGGAAGGCGAGGTCCTCGTCCTCCAGGGCATCGCCGGTTCCTCCGCCTCCCGCGACCGTGGCCAGGGCTTCGCCGAAGGAATCGCCGCCTACCCGAACATCAAGGTGGCAGCGACCCAGACGGCGAACTTCGACCGTACGGAAGGACTGGACGTCGCCACGAATCTTTTGCAGGCACACCCGAATGTCAAGGCGATCTTCGCCGAGAACGACGAGATGGCGCTGGGCGCCCTCGAAGCCCTTGGCGCTCGGGCCGGCTCCGAGGTGATGGTCGTTGGATTCGACGGCACCGCTGATGGCCTGCGTGCCGTCAAGGAGGGCCGTATGGTAGCTACCATCGCCCAGCAGCCGGGCGAGCTGGGTGCCCGTGCGGTCGAAGAGGCCAAGAAGATCCTCGACGGCGAGACCCCGCAGGCGGAGGTGCCGGTCGAGGTCGTGACCGTCACCAAGGACAACGTTGAGGAGTACCTGTGAGTATTGTCGTCGTCGGTTCCATAAACGCTGACCTCACCGTTCGCGTAGCACGCCACCCCGCCCCCGGGGAGACCCTCATGGGCGCTGGCGGCGGCGTGACAGCGGGTGGAAAAGGCGCGAACCAGGCCGTCGCGGCGGCTCTGCAGGGGGCGTCGGTGGCGATGGTTTCGGCCGTCGGCAAGGATCCTTATGCTGCCCCGGCCACCAAGCACCTGCGTGCGGCGGGCGTCGATATGCAATCCGTCGCCGAGGTGGACGGCCCCACCGGGTTGGCCGTGATCACCGTCGCAGATGACGGCGAGAACAGCATTGTCGTGGTGCCCGGCGCAAATGCCTCCGTGGACGCTGCGTATGTAGATTCCTGTGCGGGTGTTATCGCTGCCGCCGAGATAGTCCTGCTGCAGGGTGAAATCCCGGCCGATGGTTTCGCCGCTGCCGTCCAGCACGCGACGGGGCGAGTCGTGGTCAACCTGGCGCCGGTCATCGAGGTCGATCGCGAGGCCCTCCTCCAGGCCGATCCTCTCATGGCCAACGAGCACGAGGCGGGGCTCATCCTTGAGCAGCTCGGCGCGGGCATCGCCTCCGCGGATCCGGCAGACCTGGCCCAAGCGCTTCTTGACGCTGGTTTCCCTTCCGTCGTCCTCACCCTCGGCGGGGCGGGCGCGATGGTTGCAGATGCTGGAGGTACGACTCCCATCGTCACACCGAAGGTCAACGCCGTTGACACTACCGGCGCCGGGGATGCGTTTGCGGGGGCGTTTGTCGCCCGCCTCACCGCTGGCGATTCGCTGGTGCAGGCGGCCGAGCACGCGGCCCGCGTCGGTGCTTTCGCCGTCACGGGTGAGGGCGCGCAGGCTTCATACCCGGCGCTCACGGAAACGTTGCCGGAGGTGAGCTAGCCTCATGCGCCGACACGGAATCCTCAACTCGGAGCTCGCGAGGCTGATCAATCGCCTCGGCCACACCGACACGTGGGCCGTCGCCGACTGCGGGCTCCCCATTCCCGCTGGGGTGCCGGTTGTTGACCTGGCATTGGTCTTCGGCGTCCCCCGTTTCGCCGAGGTCGTCGACGCCGTCCTGGCCGAGGTTGTCGTCGAGTCCGGCACCATCGCCGACTCCACGCCGGCTGTGGTCCGGGACATGCTTATCGACGTCCCCCTCGTCGAGACCACCCACGATGATCTCAAGGACCAGCTTAAAAGCTGTTCCTTCGTCATCCGCACCGGAGAAACCACGCCCTACGCGAATGTGATTTTCCGCAGCGGCGTGCCCTTCTGATCTACGCGGGCCTAGCCCGCGTAGAAGACGGTTAAGATCCCAGTGTCCAAGAGGTGTTCGTCGGTGACCTCAAAGACGCTGGTCAACCTCTCGAATTCCGAGACTTCGACCCCAGAGAGGTCCACATGCTCGCGATGATCGGGCAAATGCATGTCCCTCACTCTACACCGGGGTCTTGGCCAGCAGGGTGGTGAAAATGTGCTCACCATCGGCGCGGAGCCCATCATGCTGATGCGTATCCATCACCCACGGCTGCAGGTCCGGAAAGCGCCGGGCCGTGGCCAGCGACAGCTCCAGCGGCACGAAGATATCGTCTTCGTAGATCGCCGCGGCGGCCACGACTTCGCTGCTGCCGATGATCTCTGGGGCGTAGAGCCTTGACCACTCTCGCATGGCGAGAGTGTCAGCGGGGCGTCGAAAAGCATGAAGTGCGGGGTCCTCCTCGAACAACCACGGGTAGATGTGCTCGCCGGTGAGGTAGAACCGCCCCGCTGCCCGCGGGTCGAGGTTCTCCTCAAAGCCCTCGACCTCCTCGCGCATGCGATGCGCTGACCAGGCGGTCGGGCCGGGCACGTTGCCACCATAGATCGACTCGTGGATGACGGCATAGAGGGGCGCGGCTTCGAAGGACAGGCGGGCGCTGAGGTCCGCGAGAGTATCTCCACGCAGGCGCTTTTCCCCTCGAACAATGTGAAAGGGGGCCTCCAGGAGATAGCCAAGGTTATCGAATCCGGTCCCCCGGCCTAGCTCGATGCCAATGGTGCGGAAGCGGCGCGAACTCAGGCGCTCACCCGTAGGGAGCAGCTCCGCGGAATTATCGAGGTGGTGACAGATTTCGCGAATACGCTCCTCCGCGAAGGGAATAGCCTGGTAGAAGGCCTCGTGACGCTTCGCCAGCTTCCCGTACGTCGCTCGATACACATCATCGGCGTGTACCTCCATGCCCGGCAGCCCACCAGTAAACATGGCACGGCGCACCGAATCGGGATAGAGCGAGACATACGTGGTGATGCAAAACCCGCCGAAAGACTGGCCCAAAATATCCCACTGACTGAACCCGAGTGCCAAGCGGAGGTCCTCCGCGTCGGCGACAATGTGATCGGCGCGCAGGAGGGCGAGATGCTCGGCGTCGATAAGCTCTTGATTGCTAAAGCGGTCAAGCCGGGTCGATCGCCCCGTCCCCCGCTGATCAAGCAAAAACACCCGATAGTGCTTGAGGGCCTCGCCGATCCAGCCGCTGACCTCCAGCGGGCGCGGCGAGCCATAGCCCGGCCCGCCTTGCAGATACAACAGCGGCGGGAGCGTGTCATCGGCACTGAGCTCCCGGCAAAACACCTCCAATTGCTCCCCTGGGTGGGCTCGATCCCATTCGACAGTCAGGGTGTGTTCGCGGACGTCAAGCCCGTTGAAGGCGCGGTGGGTGGTCCTCAGCTCAGTCACGAAGAAGAGCATACCGACTCGTCTGGGCCGATTCTGGGTCTATCCTGGGAAGGTATGGACGACCTCCTCACCACAAACCGGCTCTCCCTCTGCCCCTCCGGAGCACACCTGACCAGCACCGATACCACCCTCGGTGAGCTCTTCTACGTGTCATCCAAGACATCCCACGGCGTCGGACACGCCATCCGCGGCGGCGTTCCCCTCATCGCCCCCTGGTTCGGCGACCTCTGGGGCAAAAAACCCCACCACGGCTGGGCTCGCACCAGCGGCTGGCGAGTGACCGCCGACGTCGTCGGTATCAATGCCACCCTCGAACATGATGAACTCGAACTCACCTTCCACGTCACCGAGCTTCCCGACGGCGTCCGGCTTGAGCTTTCCGCCAAAAATCTCAGCTCCGCTACTGTTCCCGTCCAGCTCGGCTTCCACCCCTACTTCCGAGTCAGCCACCCGGAAGCGGTGACCGTCAAGGGGCTTTCCGGCGCGACCGGACTCAACCGGGTGACCGATAAGACCGCCGTCCAGGAGGGTGATGTCCACGTCGAGGGCCAATTCGACTGGATTTTCACCAGCTCCGCCCCTGCAACCATCATCGACCCGGGACTTGGTCGCAGCATCACCATCACCTCCGAGGGCGCCGACTCCACCATCGTCTGGAACCCCGGCCCCATTGACGGAGCCAGCATCGCCGACATGGGCTCCGGCGAATGGGCCGACTTCCTTTGCGTCGAACCCGCCCTCCTCGGCGATGAACTCAAGGGGTACCCCCTCGCCCCCGATGCCGAGGTGCGCATCGCGATGGACGTGGTGGTGGCTGCGCTGGACTAGGTTTTGCGGATGCTGATCTGCCAGCCCGCATTCCCCACCTGGTGAAAATCGGTGACTTCGTAGCCATTGTCGGCTGCCCATCGCGAGATAGTTTCAGTTCCCTGGGTGCAGTCGAAGTCGATGACCAACTCCTCGCCCACCTCGAGGGACTCGAAAACATCCTTGGCTTCGATGAGCGGGAAGGGGCAGACAGCTCCGAGGGTGTCAAGGGCGTAACGTCCGTTACCCAGCGAGCGGGCCTTCTCTATCGGGCGGGGCCGAGACTTCAGGGCCACAGTGCCCGGTGCCACCGCAAAACCGTAATCATTGCTCAAGACAGAGTCTTCGGCAGAGGTGATCGTCTGGGAAAGAGACTCCTCCGTGGAATACGTTTGGGCAGCTGGGGTGGCCGCGGCGGGCTTGAGCCAGAGCTTAGCCCCGGCCCCCACCCCGAGGGCGATGAATAGCAGCGCAACCCAACCCTGGTAGCTAAACAATGAGGTCTGGACCATGCCGTTGCCGACTGTGCACCCGCCGGCGAGAACCGCCCCCACCCCCATCAGCGTGCCACCGGAAATGGCGCGGGTAGCGGTCGTCGCGTCGGGCACGCGCACGCGGAATTCACCGGTGGCCTTCGCCGCGAGGAAAGCACCGACGAAAATACCGAGGACGAGCATGACGCCCCAGTCAATCCGCGCCGCATCACCAGTAATAGTGAAATTGGCCAGGTTGGCGCTGGGCGTCGTGATTCCTAGGCCAGAGTTACGGCCAGCAGCGGCAGACAGGGGCCAAGCAATGACGCCGATAATCCCGATGAGCAGCCCCGCCGTGTAGACGTGCAGGGGGCGCTTCCAGGGGGCGTCGCCAAGCTTGGGGATGGCGGACTCGCGGGCGAGGAAGTGGCGGGCAAGGACAATGGTGAGCAACGCCAACGGGATGGCAAAGTACCAGGCGGAAACGCCGAAGGTGGCGGGAACTGTGGTCAGGGAGGTGTCGAATGAGTTCATGAAGGTGTTGAAACCGGACAGCGCGCCCGTGTTCATCGCAGCAGCGCTCAACGCGTAGAACAGCAACGCTATCCAGGAACCAACTAGTCCTTCGGCGGAGCGATACCAGGTACCGGAGGCGCACCCACCTGCCAAGATGATGCCGAGGCCAAAGAGGAAGCCGCCGACGATGACTGCCACAGGGGCGAAGGTGTTGTACGACGGGCTAATCACCCCGAACGACGTCAGTGCTGCAATGCCGACGGCATGGACGGAGATGACAATGAGCAGAGCGACGAATGTTCGCCAGGTCCTTTGGAGGAAGATGTCGCGCAGCATGCCGGTCACGCAGAATCTTCCGCGTTGCATAACGATGCCGAGGACAGCGCCGACGGCCAAGCCTGTCAGGATCATGGGTATGAGGACCTTTCACTTCGTTTGTTCGTGGTCAGGTCCCGACCTTAAGGCTAGCTAAACTGATCTGTCTAGTTTTAATAGACAAAAAGGTTCATTAAATTCACTGCTGGAACAACAACGCTGCGACGTCCTGCTGCCGCGCAGGCCGCAAGTCCCACGCATCGACACCGACGTCCACCATGCCCGGCGCAACAAGCGCCTGCGAAGAATGAAGATGACCGTGGACAAGGTGATCGACGTCGAGGCGGACGTCGTCGTGACGCGACTCCATCCCCTCGTGGTCATAGCCGGGGCGCGGAAAGTGACTCAAATACACCGTCCGACCTTCCCAGCGGAGCTTTTGAAACGGTGCGACCGAACTGAACACCCCGAGGAAATGGCGTTGCATTTTGAATGCCGATTTATGGATCGGGTGGCAGGAATCGTGATTCCCAGCGATGAGGTGCATGTCGAGGTGAGCCCCGTGCTCCGCGAGCAAGTTGAGCGCGCGCTCCTCTTCCTCAGCCGAGCCCCGCGACAAATCGCCCAGAACCCACAGCCGATCCCCCGGCGGCAGCGCCCGAATACCGGCCAGAATCTGCCGGTCATGCTGGACGACGTCCATGCCGCGCAACCGGGCGACAAAACGATGCCCCAAATGCAGATCCGAGGTGAACCAGGAATTCATGGGACCAGCCTATTCGGCTGCGGCTTGTTCGAGGGCCTGAGTGAACACCTCGACCGGCTGGGCACCGGAGACCGCAAGCTTGCCATCGAAGACGAAAAAGGGCACACCCTGCACCCCGATCTGACGAGCCACGTCGATGTCCTGGGCAACCTCATCGGCAAAAGCGCTCGGATCATTGAGGATTCGCTCGGTTTCCTCAGTTGGGAGGCCGACCTCCGCAGCAAAGGATCGCAGCTGATCGTGGTCGGCTACATTCTTGCCCTCGGTGAAATAGCCACGCTTGACCAGCTCATCCCACTCCACGCCCTTGCCCAAACTCCGAGCAAAATGCCCCAGCCGGTGGGCAGTCAGCGTGTTGGCCATGGTCGACTCACGCCAATTGAACTCCAATCCCACCGCCGCGGCACGTTTCGCCAGATCATCATTGAACTGCTCAATTTGCTCCGGCCGAGCGCCCTTCTTCTCCACGAGATAATCGACGACGCTGCCAGTCGGCTCCGTCGGGGCATCCGGGTCGAGCTGAAAACTCCGCCACACGATGTCGACGTCGCCATCGAACTTCTCCAGGGCAAGATTGAGGTGACGCTCCCCCACCGTGCAGAAGGGGCAGATGTAATCAGACCAAATATCAATACGCATG
Coding sequences within:
- a CDS encoding YeeE/YedE thiosulfate transporter family protein; protein product: MILTGLAVGAVLGIVMQRGRFCVTGMLRDIFLQRTWRTFVALLIVISVHAVGIAALTSFGVISPSYNTFAPVAVIVGGFLFGLGIILAGGCASGTWYRSAEGLVGSWIALLFYALSAAAMNTGALSGFNTFMNSFDTSLTTVPATFGVSAWYFAIPLALLTIVLARHFLARESAIPKLGDAPWKRPLHVYTAGLLIGIIGVIAWPLSAAAGRNSGLGITTPSANLANFTITGDAARIDWGVMLVLGIFVGAFLAAKATGEFRVRVPDATTATRAISGGTLMGVGAVLAGGCTVGNGMVQTSLFSYQGWVALLFIALGVGAGAKLWLKPAAATPAAQTYSTEESLSQTITSAEDSVLSNDYGFAVAPGTVALKSRPRPIEKARSLGNGRYALDTLGAVCPFPLIEAKDVFESLEVGEELVIDFDCTQGTETISRWAADNGYEVTDFHQVGNAGWQISIRKT
- a CDS encoding DsbA family oxidoreductase — its product is MRIDIWSDYICPFCTVGERHLNLALEKFDGDVDIVWRSFQLDPDAPTEPTGSVVDYLVEKKGARPEQIEQFNDDLAKRAAAVGLEFNWRESTMANTLTAHRLGHFARSLGKGVEWDELVKRGYFTEGKNVADHDQLRSFAAEVGLPTEETERILNDPSAFADEVAQDIDVARQIGVQGVPFFVFDGKLAVSGAQPVEVFTQALEQAAAE
- a CDS encoding metallophosphoesterase; the encoded protein is MNSWFTSDLHLGHRFVARLRGMDVVQHDRQILAGIRALPPGDRLWVLGDLSRGSAEEEERALNLLAEHGAHLDMHLIAGNHDSCHPIHKSAFKMQRHFLGVFSSVAPFQKLRWEGRTVYLSHFPRPGYDHEGMESRHDDVRLDVDHLVHGHLHSSQALVAPGMVDVGVDAWDLRPARQQDVAALLFQQ